The Trichoderma atroviride chromosome 5, complete sequence genome contains a region encoding:
- a CDS encoding uncharacterized protein (EggNog:ENOG41), translating into MPGDADAADAGAEAEAAPAPAQALAHGRGIADSSSKTSNSNDDGSSSSSTGTIREAPESESESVPVPVSVQAAPSAAASVTAPAPLSPLSTSSTATSPVSPTFLSVAGRVSTPLSLFVDSAPSSGGKQKKLPATSSPTSPGSESAAAIRQRYLAMSSPTAAAGHGQESTLSLGGIAAAAATARMRRELRVDEAVNEAEVEEEQVDEAGWKEKSTGMGTGSGSGPPLPWSPSANHDGGSSISNFNSKNPSAPVSLNRSASNQQHDTSRGIISAPLPQSPDARARPSRHERPSNYGRDSDIASAAISTAAWSPAPSAPASGPASASASSLRRPPPEDPPLHTGSVQPGTKLAHPKPILHIATDEARHHHHSDLLTRSASSISNVAHLEATAERLSMTSSIDDAIRDLHGELKRSDSRRSSILAARAASADEHSTSASSRLRRYPSNGSSSAAAAARQKGYSPAAYVMSPTNSLSGRMRSGSNASTGPGRPEHDAINSILSRHGPGKSSVRSVRSAKPSLAEISESEPISLTQQVLDEAEHAADVLSDADTDAEASARKMIQQDANFGGDDFHEMMEGGFRSHRASNLILVNPDLPSDHDSEAERPMTANSTNTFQVAQEAFDDFDGAHCETDTEDERFATADMGARLQKRERLPEAHHQLQQHQEPYQEPPHPPPAHEDTSQLRTPQQRSSGEFVRPQSYFDAQSGQHMLYYPARVPAMLNLPPKLSHKPKAADRNQRRSELLSAMMQPKEKRKSIVPDLEQIALPDPLSGHRNSFAALSVADKLDDVDDGIATTPTPYFIEGPVPHSREVTAPPSLEDLRRPQKLSKHDADKRKSNMDKLSTLPPHLRASVFFEQPSESPEIEVRDGSAMATLDSILDASATAPVSAFTDHLYAGKLGNEVYGQEKKKDGKKKAAKHKSQQPSTNTLTADLPSKGSTVRLLTKRSKSSLLGIEANEPEAGPSGAHDDGHDGAHDEEEGTREEEQLEEGILDGMPTTLLGEIHLRKQRQKERLLNQGNMVPQRMRATLLEMDAVAEMQRKQRLKSRVNLAWEDQNIPVEQHLSDDEDVPLAVIAAMHDGAKNMLDLERPIGLMEAREMEENEPLSQRAARLQGRASAAFTTAKRQSNLSLGPTRMAEVQPAAGSPRIITPDGAVDDDARTTITATATSAEPFSAEIEEETLGARKRRLAESTLPRVRPVSNAFSAEFLSQFGDLDEDKDKQGKSPNPEDETLGQRRRRLQAEREARAREMSYGNLTGERLTAYGNLTGEQANRLSRRVSMADMLSVHQLAEDPRIAEERRRQEEHMRITEQDARMAAVRAQMPTALVLPGNARSGGFKGGQYNDGTGGFGLEASRSTAALNTLHSRSFTNTGPRNHRATMMMPPQTAYGRQQSYSGMTGMNQMAGNPMYSTARNLYNSNGVIQLGTGMTLPNGSLDRVERWRQGVAP; encoded by the coding sequence ATGCCAGGAGATGCAGACGCCGCAGACGCTGGCgccgaggctgaagctgcaccagcaccagcacaaGCACTGGCTCACGGCAGAGGCATTGCAGATAGCAGCAGTAAGACGAGTAACAGTAATgacgacggcagcagcagcagcagcaccggcacCATAAGAGAGGCGCCAGAATCAGAATCAGAATCAGTACCAGTACCAGTATCAGTACAAGCAGcgccatcagcagcagcatcagtgacagctccagcaccgctCTCGCCACTCTCGACGTCGTCAACGGCTACCAGTCCCGTGTCGCCGACATTCCTTTCCGTGGCCGGCCGAGTCAGCACGCCTCTGAGCCTGTTTGTGGACTCTGCGcccagcagcggcggcaagcagaagaagctgcccgCGACATCATCGCCGACGTCTCCCGGCTCCgagtctgcagcagccatccGCCAGCGCTATCTGGCCATGTCGTCGCCCACAGCCGCCGCTGGCCACGGGCAGGAGTCGACGCTGTCGCTGGGAGGGatcgcagcggcagcagcaacagcgagGATGCGACGGGAGCTGCGCGTGGACGAGGCAGTAAACGAGGcagaggtggaagaggaaCAAGTGGACGAGGCGGGCtggaaggagaaaagcaCGGGCATGGgcacaggctcaggctcagggccgccgctgccgtggTCGCCCAGCGCAAATCacgacggcggcagcagcatttccAATTTCAACTCCAAAAACCCGTCTGCTCCTGTTTCTCTCAACAGAAGCGCCAGCAATCAGCAGCATGACACCTCCAGAGGCATCATTTCCGCGCCCCTGCCCCAGAGCCCCGACGCACGCGCCAGACCCAGTCGACACGAGCGCCCCTCAAATTATGGCCGGGACTCGGATATTGCCAGCGCTGCAATTAGCACCGCGGCCTGGTCCCCTGCCCCATCAGCGCCAGCATCAGGtccagcatcagcgtctGCCTCGTCGCTGCGCCGCCCGCCGCCCGAGGACCCCCCATTGCACACGGGCAGCGTGCAGCCGGGCACCAAGCTGGCCCATCCAAAGCCCATCCTGCACATCGCCACCGACGAGGcgcgccatcaccaccactcGGACCTGCTCACgcgctcggcctcgtccatcAGCAACGTCGCCCACCTCGAGGCCACCGCCGAGCGCCTGTCCATGACCAGCTCCATCGACGATGCCATCCGCGACCTGCACGGCGAACTGAAACGCAGCGACAGCAGACGCTCCTCCATCCTcgccgcccgcgccgccTCTGCCGACGAGCACTCGACGTCGGCCTCGTCACGCCTGCGCCGCTACCCGTCCAACGGCTCGTCGtcggccgccgccgccgcccgccAAAAGGGCTACTCTCCCGCTGCGTATGTCATGTCGCCCACAAACTCCCTCTCCGGCCGCATGCGCTCCGGCTCCAACGCCTCCACGGGCCCAGGCCGCCCGGAGCACGACGCCATCAACTCCATCCTGTCCCGCCACGGGCCGGGCAAGAGCTCCGTCAGGAGCGTGCGCTCCGCCAAGCCCTCGCTGGCTGAGATCTCCGAGTCGGAGCCCATCTCCCTGACCCAGCAGGtcctggacgaggccgagcacGCCGCTGATGTTCTGTCCGATGCCGATACTGATGCTGAAGCTAGCGCGAGGAAAATGATTCAACAAGACGCAAACTTTGGGGGCGACGACTTCcacgagatgatggagggaGGCTTCCGGAGCCACAGGGCTTCCAACCTCATCTTGGTCAACCCAGACCTGCCCTCCGACCACGACAGCGAAGCCGAGAGGCCCATGACGGCGAACTCTACAAATACCTTTCAGGTGGCCCAGGAGGCCTTTGACGACTTTGACGGCGCTCACTGCGAGACGGATACGGAAGATGAGCGTTTCGCTACGGCCGACATGGGGGCACGCTTGCAGAAGCGAGAGAGGCTGCCGGAAGCgcaccaccagctccagcagcaccaggaGCCGTATCAGGAGCCTCCCCATCCTCCTCCCGCCCACGAAGACACCTCCCAACTACGCACCCCTCAACAACGGTCCTCTGGAGAGTTTGTGAGGCCGCAATCCTACTTTGATGCCCAGTCTGGCCAGCACATGCTGTACTACCCAGCCCGTGTTCCGGCCATGCTCAACCTACCCCCCAAGCTATCCCACAagcccaaggctgctgaTCGTAACCAGCGACGCTCGGAGCTCCTGAGCGCCATGATGCagcccaaggagaagagaaagtcCATCGTCCCCGACCTGGAGCAGATTGCCCTGCCTGACCCCCTGAGCGGGCACCGCAATTCGTTTGCGGCCCTCTCAGTGGCAGACAAGCTcgacgacgtcgacgacgGCATTGCCACCACGCCTACACCATATTTCATAGAGGGGCCCGTTCCTCACTCCAGGGAAGTGACTGCACCCCCCTCTCTGGAGGACCTTCGCCGTCCTCAGAAGCTGTCCAAGCACGATGCCGACAAACGCAAGTCAAACATGGACAAACTAAGCACCCTCCCCCCCCACCTCCGGGCCAGCGTATTTTTCGAGCAGCCGTCTGAGAGCCCCGAGATTGAGGTCAGGGACGGATCGGCCATGGCTACCCTCGACAGCATCCTCGACGCCTCAGCGACCGCTCCCGTCAGTGCCTTTACCGACCATTTGTACGCCGGCAAGCTGGGCAACGAGGTATATGgacaggagaagaagaaggatggcaaaaagaaggcggccaagCACAAGTCACAACAGCCTTCTACAAACACTCTTACCGCCGATTTGCCGTCCAAGGGATCGACTGTCAGGCTGCTCACTAAGCGAAGCAAGAGCAGTTTGCTAGGTATAGAGGCCAACGAGCCTGAAGCTGGCCCTAGTGGAGCCCATGATGACGGCCACGACGGAgcccatgatgaagaagagggaacaagagaagaggagcagctcgaggaAGGTATCCTTGATGGCATGCCCACGACCCTTCTTGGCGAGATTCATCTTCGCAAGCAGCGACAAAAGGAGCGTTTGCTCAACCAGGGCAACATGGTGCCCCAGCGAATGCGAGCCACTCtcctggagatggatgccGTTGCCGAGATGCAGCGCAAACAGCGCTTAAAGAGCCGCGTGAACCTTGCCTGGGAGGATCAAAACATTCCTGTAGAGCAACACTTGtcagacgacgaagacgtgCCTCTGGCTGTCATTGCCGCGATGCACGACGGCGCCAAGAATATGCTTGATCTCGAGCGTCCCATTGGCCTGATGGAGGCTcgcgagatggaggagaacGAACCCCTGAGCCAGCGCGCCGCCCGTCTGCAGGGCCgcgcctctgccgcctttACTACTGCCAAGCGCCAGAGCAATCTGAGCCTGGGTCCTACACGCATGGCAGAGGTGCAGCCTGCAGCTGGCTCGCCACGCATCATTACGCCTGACGGAGCTGTAGACGACGATGCGCGCACCACCATTACCGCAACGGCTACATCTGCGGAGCCATTTTCAGCAGAGATTGAGGAAGAGACGCTTGGCGCCAGAAAGCGACGTCTGGCGGAATCGACACTGCCCAGGGTCCGCCCTGTTAGCAACGCGTTTTCCGCCGAGTTTTTGAGCCAGTTTGGCGACCTCGacgaagacaaagacaagcaAGGCAAATCGCCCAACCCAGAGGACGAGACCCTgggccagcgccgccgccgtctgcAGGCTGAACGCGAGGCCCGCGCACGAGAGATGAGCTACGGCAACCTGACGGGCGAGAGACTGACGGCTTATGGTAACCTGACGGGCGAACAGGCCAATAGGCTGTCTCGCCGAGTGAGCATGGCCGATATGCTTTCTGTGCACCAACTAGCCGAAGATCCTCGCATTGCGGAAGAACGACGCCGACAGGAGGAACACATGAGGATCACCGAACAGGACGCCAGGATGGCTGCCGTGAGGGCTCAGATGCCCACTGCCCTGGTGCTGCCGGGCAATGCTCGCTCGGGAGGCTTCAAGGGCGGCCAGTACAATGACGGAACAGGCGGTTTTGGCCTCGAGGCGTCCAGGTCGACGGCCGCTCTCAACACGCTGCATAGCCGGAGCTTCACCAACACTGGTCCCAGAAACCACCGGGCTACCATGATGATGCCCCCTCAGACTGCCTATGGCAGGCAGCAGTCGTATAGCGGAATGACTGGCATGAACCAGATGGCTGGTAATCCAATGTACAGCACCGCGCGCAACCTGTATAACTCTAATGGGGTTATTCAGCTGGGCACGGGGATGACGTTGCCGAATGGCAGCTTGGATCGAGTTGAGAGGTGGCGACAGGGTGTTGCCCCTTAG
- a CDS encoding uncharacterized protein (TransMembrane:12 (i92-113o119-139i172-195o201-222i234-255o282-302i322-341o361-385i420-440o446-471i492-515o521-543i)) has protein sequence MTSANRASASKASTPTAMSPLIDRSEGGGGGGGYNTNYGKDNSDVKITDGIDIERQVSGLMDPVKTLGDLDGDLVTATEERDLKRGLKERHLTMLGIAGAIGTGLFLGLGSAVQTGGPLGALLGYGTVGLVVSAVQFALGEVSALLPVTGSFVRHAEVLVDPALGFAVGWNLVYGNLLSIPSEITAICVLFAYWLPDLNPSVWIIVFIILTAAVGFSGIRWFGEVEAFFATLKILMVVFLIVFGLVIDLGGIPGVRPTYFRFWKNPGPFVEYIATGNWGKFLGYWSVMTGAVFSFAGVESLAMAGAETANPRKAIPRACRNVFIRIILFYMLAILIVGMIVSSDDDRLSAESGTAAQSPFVIAVSAAGYPAVPSVINAIVITSAWSSSNQALLSGTRVLYGLALKRQAPAVFLRTTSWGVPWVATTLYIFFSFLAFMSLSSGALTAFYWLMDLVGAGVLVSWICIVLNHVRLRMALKVQGIPATRLPWHNSWTLYSSAAALVMCSIILLTNGFYVFTKGNWSASGFVSAYLDIPLVLAAYLIWKFYKKTRIVSLKEIPLEEALMQAELKDALDGSS, from the exons ATGACGAGTGCAAACCGAGCATCTGCTTCCAAAGCCTCGACGCCAACCGCAATGTCGCCGCTCATCGACCGCTctgaaggaggaggaggaggaggaggatacAACACAAACTACGGCAAAGACAACTCAGATGTCAAGATCAccgacggcatcgacatcgaGCGGCAAGTCTCGGGCCTCATGGACCCCGTCAAGACGCTCGGCGACCTCGACGGCGACCTCGTCACCGCCACCGAAGAGCGCGACCTCAAGCGCGGCCTCAAGGAGCGCCACCTGACCATGCTGGGCATCGCCGGCGCCATCGGCACGGGCCTGTTTCTCGGATTAGGCAGCGCCGTCCAGACGGGAGGGCCCCTCGGAGCATTGCTAGGTTACGGCACCGTCGGGCTGGTCGTGAGCGCCGTGCAGTTTGCCCTGGGCGAGGTctcggcgctgctgcccGTGACGGGCTCGTTTGTGCGGCACGCCGAGGTGCTTGTCGATCCGGCGCTGGGCTTTGCCGTGGGCTGGAACCTGGTGTACGGCAACCTGCTGTCGATTCCGAGCGAGATCACGGCCATTTGCGTGCTGTTTGCGTACTGGCTGCCGGACCTCAACCCGAGCGTGTGGATCATTGTATTCATCATCCTGACGGCCGCGGTGGGCTTCTCGGGCATCCGCTGGTTCGGCGAGGTCGAGGCCTTTTTCGCAACGCTCAAGATCCTCATGGTGGTGTTTCTGATTGTTTTCGGGCTGGTGATTGACCTCGGCGGCATCCCCGGCGTGCGGCCGACGTACTTTCGCTTCTGGAAGAACCCGGGCCCCTTTGTGGAATACATTGCCACGGGCAACTGGGGCAAGTTCCTGGGCTACTGGAGCGTCATGACGGGCGccgtcttttcctttgcgGGCGTCGAgtcgctggccatggccggaGCCGAAACTGCGAATCCGCGAAAGGCGATTCCTCGGGCGTGCCGCAACGTCTTCATCcgcatcatcctcttctACATGCTGgccatcctcatcgtcggcATGATTGTCAGCTCCGACGACGACCGGCTCAGCGCCGAGTCGGGCACGGCCGCGCAGAGCCCGTTTGTCATTGCCGTGTCGGCCGCGGGCTATCCCGCCGTGCCGTCcgtcatcaacgccatcgtcatcacgTCGGCGTGGTCGTCGTCGAACCAGGCGCTGCTGTCGGGCACGCGCGTGCTGTACGGCCTGGCGCTCAAGAGACAGGCCCCGGCGGTGTTTCTGCGCACCACGTCGTGGGGCGTGCCGTGGGTGGCCACGACGCTGTACATATTCTTTTCGTTCCTGGCGTTTATGAGCCTGAGCAGCGGCGCGCTGACGGCGTTTTACTGGCTGATGGACCTGGTGGGCGCGGGCGTGCTGGTGAGCTGGATTTGTATTGTGCTGAACCATGTGCGGCTGCGGATGGCGTTGAAGGTGCAGGGCATTCCGGCCACGCGGCTGCCGTGGCATAACAGCTGGACGT TGTACAGCTCGGCCGCCGCGCTCGTCATGTGCAGCATCATCCTGCTCACCAACGGCTTCTACGTCTTTACAAAGGGCAACTGGAGCGCCAGCGGCTTCGTGTCTGCGTATCT GGACATTCCGCTTGTGCTTGCAGCGTATCTGATATGGAAGTTTTACAAAAAGACGAGGATTGTCTCGCTCAAGGAGATTCCCCTTGAGGAGGCGCTGATGCAGGCTGAGTTGAAGGATGCGCTGGATGGCTCGTCATGA
- a CDS encoding uncharacterized protein (EggNog:ENOG41): MDAIQDRISLLLDWAASHHATLHPSAEIYDDPDTGLSFRVRPSAAPIAPYEPIVSLPTTLSLSYANALQPTPAFPREFLSRARPHVIGRLLLIKELLRGEESFWWPYIQALPQPEDVDDWALPPFWPEEEAELLEGTNVEVGLDKIRDDLKREFRDAKAMLLASQKDAEDDFSELLTRELYNWAYCIFSSRSFRASLVMTEAQQQALPEDVSVDDFSVLLPLFDIGNHDMAVDVRWELDAANSGAACQLRVGREHQPGQQIFNNYSPKTNAELLLGYGFMLPVTDELHNDYIHVRKRTAPSAPLPSNPQSGSSMPEEYLISLRPVTDPSSLLAASKQALVVNPPALGLLGAFKHVQHDMVWDIFMTLLQHSSIPLIKLIPLNSNTFPSEEEAVRQRQERFFSGHVNDECHEYLEQTVAIIQHKVLQELERLNETDMEVVGDDVDLLSPNQRLALEYRERCRRVLEKTLGTMGEDEMLQYDE; the protein is encoded by the coding sequence atggACGCCATCCAGGACCGCATCTCCCTGCTGCTGGACTGGGCCGCCTCGCACCACGCAACGCTGCACCCGTCCGCCGAGATCTACGACGACCCGGACACTGGCCTCTCGTTCCGCGTCCGGCCGTCGGCAGCGCCCATTGCGCCCTACGAGCCCATTGTCAGCCTGCCGACGACGCTGAGCCTCTCGTACGCAAACGCCCTGCAGCCAACGCCGGCTTTTCCCCGCGAATTCCTCTCCAGGGCGCGGCCCCATGTGATTGGCCGCCTGTTGctcatcaaggagctgctcAGGGGCGAGGAGTCCTTCTGGTGGCCCTATATCCaggcgctgccgcagccCGAGGACGTCGACGACTgggcgctgccgccgttttggcccgaggaggaggccgagctgctcgagggcACGAATGTCGAGGTTGGGCTGGACAAGATCCGCGACGACCTGAAGCGCGAGTTTCGCGATGCCaaggcgatgctgctggcgtcgCAAAAGGACGCCGAGGACGATTTCAGCGAGCTGCTGACGCGGGAGCTGTACAACTGGGCGTACTGCATCTTCTCGAGCCGCTCCTTCAGGGCATCGCTGGTCATGACGgaggcgcagcagcaggccctgCCCGAGGACGTGTCGGTCGACGACTTttcggtgctgctgccgctgtttGACATTGGCAACCACGACATGGCGGTGGACGTCCGGTGGGAGCTTGACGCTGCAAACTCAGGGGCTGCGTGCCAGCTCAGGGTCGGGAGGGAGCACCAGCCCGGGCAGCAAATCTTCAACAACTACAGCCCCAAGACGaacgccgagctgctgctgggctacGGCTTCATGCTGCCCGTCACGGACGAGCTGCACAACGACTACATCCACGTGCGGAAACGCACCGCGCCTTCGGCTCCTCTGCCGTCCAACCCTCAGTCCGGCAGCAGTATGCCCGAGGAGTACCTCATCTCCCTGCGGCCCGTGACCGATCCATCCTCGCTGCTCGCCGCGTCCAAACAGGCTCTCGTCGTCAACCCGCCCGCGCTGGGCCTCCTCGGCGCATTCAAGCACGTGCAGCACGACATGGTGTGGGACATTTTCatgacgctgctgcagcactcGTCCATCCCGCTCATCAAGCTCATCCCGCTAAACTCAAACACGTTTCCCtcggaggaagaggcggtgcggcagcgccaggagcgcttcttctccggGCACGTCAACGACGAGTGCCACGAGTACCTGGAGCAGACGGTggccattatccagcacaAGGTGctgcaggagctggagcggctCAACGAGACGGACATGGAGGTTGTGGGCGACGACGTGGACCTGCTGTCGCCGAACCAGCGGCTGGCGCTCGAGTATCGCGAGCGGTGCAGGCGGGTGCTGGAGAAGACGCTGGGGACGATGGGGGAggacgagatgctgcaaTATGACGAATGA